A genomic region of Bernardetia sp. ABR2-2B contains the following coding sequences:
- the hslV gene encoding ATP-dependent protease subunit HslV, producing the protein MQKIKSTTVLAVSHNGQIAIGADGQATMGNTVAKSTVKKIRKIADGKVLTGFAGSTADAFTLLERFEEKLNSHGGNVKRSAIELAKDWRTDRYLRKLEAMMIIVDKNGILNISGSGDVIEPDEEVESIGSGSMYAKSAALALKRHAPHLTAEEMVKEALTIAADICIYTNHNFVIEVL; encoded by the coding sequence ATGCAAAAAATAAAATCAACAACCGTTCTTGCCGTTTCTCACAACGGACAAATCGCCATCGGCGCAGACGGACAAGCAACCATGGGAAACACAGTAGCCAAATCTACTGTCAAAAAAATTCGTAAGATTGCAGATGGAAAAGTGCTAACAGGTTTTGCAGGTTCAACTGCTGATGCCTTTACGCTTTTAGAACGCTTCGAAGAGAAACTAAACTCACACGGAGGAAATGTAAAACGCTCTGCCATCGAACTTGCAAAAGATTGGCGTACAGACCGTTACCTTCGCAAATTAGAAGCAATGATGATTATTGTAGATAAAAACGGAATCTTGAATATCTCGGGTTCGGGTGATGTCATTGAGCCTGATGAAGAAGTAGAATCGATTGGTTCGGGAAGTATGTATGCAAAATCTGCTGCCCTTGCTTTGAAGCGTCATGCGCCACATCTTACAGCCGAAGAAATGGTAAAAGAAGCACTAACAATTGCTGCTGATATTTGTATTTATACAAATCATAATTTTGTGATAGAAGTGCTTTAA
- a CDS encoding UDP-N-acetylmuramoyl-L-alanyl-D-glutamate--2,6-diaminopimelate ligase, with protein MKIIELLKTLKTQSIQGDLEGTINQIQFDSRKVEKNDMYVALKGTVADGHQFIKQAIQDGAKAIVCEKLPVYLEKEITYIQVENTAVALGILAGNFYGNPSKKLNLVGVTGTNGKTTVVTILYKLFKKLGYNVGLISTIHNKIKSRIYPSTHTTPNPVELNKLLAEMVKKRCTHVFMEVSSHAVVQKRIEGLHFKGAVFTNISHDHLDYHGTFAEYIRAKKGFFDMLSNTAFALVNQDDKRGLVMLQNCKAKHVTFSMKSMSDYKVRIMDSSFEGMQLQIEEKQNGIINGKETWTKLIGHFNAYNLLAVYGVAMLLGEDEDEILTELSNIKGVNGRFQRYTSSLGIHAIVDYAHTPDALENILKTISEIKKTNQHLITVIGCGGNRDKTKRPEMAKIATNYSDWSIFTSDNPRTEEPETIIKDMLEGVKEVEPSKYQTVTLRKEAIERACSMAGKDDIILVAGKGHETYQEINGERFEFDDRVILKESLE; from the coding sequence ATGAAAATAATTGAATTACTCAAAACATTAAAAACACAATCTATACAAGGAGATTTAGAGGGGACAATCAATCAAATTCAATTTGACTCAAGAAAAGTAGAAAAAAATGATATGTACGTAGCCTTAAAAGGAACGGTTGCAGACGGACATCAATTTATAAAACAAGCTATTCAAGATGGAGCAAAAGCAATTGTTTGTGAAAAATTACCTGTTTATTTAGAGAAAGAAATTACATACATTCAAGTAGAAAATACGGCAGTAGCACTAGGAATACTGGCAGGAAACTTCTATGGAAACCCTTCCAAAAAGCTCAACTTAGTAGGCGTTACAGGTACAAACGGAAAGACCACCGTCGTAACCATTCTTTATAAATTATTCAAAAAACTAGGATATAATGTTGGACTTATTTCGACGATTCATAACAAAATAAAAAGTCGAATTTATCCCTCTACACATACAACTCCCAATCCAGTAGAACTCAATAAATTACTTGCCGAAATGGTAAAGAAACGCTGTACACACGTTTTTATGGAGGTAAGCTCACACGCTGTCGTACAAAAACGTATTGAAGGACTTCATTTTAAGGGAGCTGTTTTTACTAATATTTCACACGACCATTTGGATTATCACGGTACTTTTGCAGAATATATTAGAGCTAAAAAAGGGTTTTTTGATATGCTTTCGAATACTGCTTTTGCGCTTGTCAATCAAGATGATAAACGAGGATTGGTCATGCTTCAAAACTGTAAAGCCAAACACGTTACTTTTTCGATGAAATCTATGTCTGATTATAAAGTCAGAATTATGGATAGTTCGTTTGAAGGAATGCAGCTACAGATTGAAGAAAAGCAGAACGGAATAATAAACGGAAAAGAAACATGGACAAAACTAATTGGTCATTTCAATGCCTATAATTTGTTAGCAGTTTATGGTGTGGCGATGCTTTTGGGAGAAGATGAAGATGAAATTTTGACAGAATTATCAAATATAAAGGGGGTAAATGGTCGTTTCCAGCGTTATACATCATCTTTGGGAATTCATGCGATTGTGGACTATGCCCATACACCCGATGCACTTGAAAATATTTTGAAGACAATAAGTGAAATCAAGAAAACGAATCAACATCTAATTACTGTAATAGGTTGTGGTGGAAATAGAGACAAAACCAAACGCCCAGAAATGGCAAAAATAGCAACAAATTATAGTGATTGGTCTATTTTTACATCAGATAATCCAAGAACAGAAGAGCCAGAAACAATTATAAAAGATATGCTAGAAGGTGTAAAAGAAGTAGAGCCTTCAAAATATCAAACTGTAACTCTGCGAAAAGAAGCCATTGAAAGAGCATGTAGTATGGCTGGGAAGGATGATATTATTTTGGTAGCAGGAAAAGGACATGAAACCTATCAAGAAATAAATGGAGAGCGATTTGAATTTGATGATAGAGTGATTTTGAAAGAATCTTTGGAGTGA
- the lptB gene encoding LPS export ABC transporter ATP-binding protein — translation MVLRAENLIKRYGGRTVVNGVSIEVNQGEIVGVLGPNGAGKTTSFYMIVGLVKPNSGKIYLDDRDITKLPMFRRSQLGIGYLAQEASVFRELTVEENILAPLQMRNLSKQAQKEKMEELIEEFRLKRFQKTKGKLLSGGERRRAEIARAVATNPNFILLDEPFAGVDPIAVENIQMLVAKLKQKNIGVLITDHNANETLSICDRVYIMFEGDPFASGTPEEVSADSRVKDVYFGRQYEYKRKIFDFDTDFNEEV, via the coding sequence ATGGTATTGAGAGCAGAAAATTTAATCAAACGCTACGGAGGCAGAACTGTTGTAAATGGCGTTTCGATAGAAGTAAATCAAGGCGAAATTGTAGGAGTTTTAGGGCCAAATGGTGCTGGAAAAACGACTTCTTTTTATATGATTGTAGGATTGGTAAAACCCAATAGTGGCAAAATTTATCTTGATGATAGAGATATTACCAAACTTCCTATGTTTCGTCGTTCGCAACTTGGCATCGGATATTTGGCGCAAGAAGCCTCTGTTTTTAGAGAACTTACCGTAGAGGAAAATATTCTTGCACCATTACAGATGCGAAATTTATCCAAACAAGCACAAAAAGAAAAAATGGAAGAGCTTATTGAAGAATTTCGTTTGAAGCGTTTCCAAAAAACAAAAGGAAAGTTACTTTCTGGTGGAGAGCGTCGTCGTGCCGAAATTGCTAGAGCAGTAGCTACTAATCCAAATTTTATTTTGTTAGATGAGCCTTTTGCTGGTGTCGATCCGATTGCCGTAGAAAATATTCAAATGCTAGTGGCAAAACTCAAACAAAAAAATATTGGTGTGCTTATCACAGACCACAACGCCAACGAAACACTTTCTATTTGTGACAGAGTTTATATTATGTTTGAAGGAGACCCTTTTGCAAGTGGAACGCCTGAAGAAGTATCAGCAGATAGCCGAGTAAAAGATGTTTATTTTGGTCGTCAGTACGAATACAAGCGTAAAATATTCGATTTTGATACTGATTTTAATGAAGAAGTTTAA
- a CDS encoding nucleotidyltransferase domain-containing protein, whose amino-acid sequence MLKNLHSIWKKYELKKVYLFGSYARNEQKPSSDIDFLIEHAVDFSLFDLIKLQLDLEKELNIDVDLISNNSVSEFLKDSINRDKILIYSQNEVFTKTELHQND is encoded by the coding sequence ATGCTAAAAAATCTACATTCCATTTGGAAAAAATACGAACTCAAAAAAGTCTATTTATTTGGGTCTTATGCTCGTAATGAGCAGAAACCAAGTAGCGATATAGATTTTTTGATAGAACATGCTGTTGATTTTTCTTTATTTGATTTAATAAAATTACAATTAGATTTAGAGAAGGAATTGAATATTGATGTAGATTTGATTAGTAACAATTCGGTTTCTGAATTCTTAAAAGATTCTATAAATAGAGACAAAATACTTATTTATTCACAAAATGAAGTTTTTACAAAAACAGAATTGCATCAAAATGATTAG
- a CDS encoding D-sedoheptulose 7-phosphate isomerase — protein MNKKFINTRIQESIATKERILTNEPLLENISKAAQAWKITFEKDGKVLFCGNGGSAADAQHISAELSGRFYKDRKPLFAEALHVNSSYMTAVGNDYGYDIVFERMVQAMGREGDVLVAISTSGNSPNIVKAVEAANQIGMITIGMTGSKGGKLKELCDIILNVPSDDTPRIQESHILVGHILCEWVELALFE, from the coding sequence ATGAACAAAAAATTCATAAACACACGCATACAAGAAAGCATCGCTACAAAAGAGAGAATTTTGACAAACGAACCTTTATTAGAAAACATTTCAAAGGCTGCACAGGCTTGGAAAATAACTTTTGAAAAAGATGGAAAAGTTCTTTTTTGTGGAAATGGTGGAAGTGCTGCCGATGCACAACATATTTCTGCCGAACTTTCTGGTCGTTTCTACAAAGACCGAAAACCACTTTTTGCCGAAGCCTTGCACGTTAATTCTTCGTATATGACAGCCGTAGGAAATGATTATGGCTATGATATTGTTTTTGAAAGAATGGTACAGGCAATGGGACGAGAAGGCGATGTTTTGGTGGCGATTTCTACTTCTGGAAATTCTCCAAATATTGTAAAAGCCGTTGAAGCAGCCAATCAAATTGGAATGATTACGATAGGAATGACAGGAAGCAAAGGAGGAAAACTAAAAGAACTCTGTGATATTATTTTGAATGTTCCTTCTGATGATACGCCACGCATACAAGAAAGTCATATTTTGGTAGGACATATTTTGTGTGAATGGGTAGAATTGGCTTTATTTGAATAA
- a CDS encoding DUF6728 family protein, with translation MQTTKANIEDNNNSEKIVRKKKNSLKDYFALMPVLTYFFTKKNSKNFNIRAMHTINKISITVFLLGIIFIIVKKLFLS, from the coding sequence ATGCAAACTACAAAAGCAAATATAGAAGATAATAATAATTCTGAAAAAATAGTCCGTAAAAAAAAGAACTCGCTCAAAGATTATTTTGCTCTGATGCCCGTTTTGACGTATTTTTTTACTAAGAAAAATTCTAAAAACTTCAATATTCGTGCAATGCACACTATTAATAAGATTTCGATTACTGTTTTCTTGTTAGGTATTATTTTTATTATTGTCAAAAAATTATTTCTTAGTTAA
- a CDS encoding DUF3703 domain-containing protein — protein MKFYTSIPKTLKPFYDLELINYKNEYSKENFKQAWIHLERAHVLGQKYPYAHTFVHLKMLEFGFKIKDRKEILGQIPRLIFGGIKSFVGKIPVGNTGGANVPPLKPLPISNDLKDIFSKAEINI, from the coding sequence ATGAAATTTTACACTTCAATTCCCAAAACGCTAAAACCGTTTTATGATTTAGAATTAATCAATTATAAAAATGAATATTCTAAGGAGAACTTTAAACAGGCTTGGATTCATTTGGAAAGAGCGCATGTATTAGGACAAAAATATCCTTATGCTCATACCTTTGTGCATCTAAAAATGTTAGAATTTGGTTTTAAAATTAAAGATAGAAAAGAAATACTAGGACAAATCCCTCGCTTAATTTTTGGAGGAATAAAATCTTTTGTAGGAAAAATTCCTGTTGGAAATACAGGTGGAGCAAATGTTCCCCCTTTAAAACCTTTACCAATAAGCAATGATTTGAAAGATATTTTTTCTAAAGCTGAAATAAATATTTGA
- a CDS encoding DUF3592 domain-containing protein yields the protein MQHLSIFSWVLRSFFIGIGGVLLLLGTKQYNKTNFLLENGIATKAIVIDIGKKYVEQPKYTGYVYQPILEYSDLESNKITSIYNINTASTSIVHQLGDTIDIIYYKENPNKQRENSFKGLYLFPFSYSLAGFVFICIGLWFIIDSFRKNTTQ from the coding sequence ATGCAACACCTTTCTATTTTTTCGTGGGTACTGCGTTCTTTCTTTATAGGAATAGGAGGTGTTTTGTTGCTTTTAGGTACTAAGCAATATAATAAAACAAATTTTTTACTTGAAAATGGAATTGCCACAAAAGCAATAGTTATAGATATAGGAAAAAAATATGTTGAGCAGCCCAAATATACTGGATATGTTTATCAGCCTATTCTTGAATATTCTGATTTAGAAAGTAATAAAATAACATCTATATACAATATAAACACAGCTTCCACATCTATTGTCCACCAACTCGGAGACACTATAGATATAATTTACTACAAAGAAAACCCAAATAAACAAAGAGAAAATTCTTTTAAGGGACTTTATTTATTTCCATTTAGTTATTCTTTAGCAGGTTTTGTTTTTATTTGCATTGGACTGTGGTTCATTATTGATTCTTTTAGAAAAAATACTACACAATGA
- a CDS encoding DUF3592 domain-containing protein, producing MKNIIFGFLLLLGVFFLVFSVNRYTKVRSLLQTGTTTKALVIDEGEESGMDGYEYTPIFEYKDNENNTITFVSSTTSTNFKYSVGDSVDIIYFEDEPNSEKINSFFDLYGLAFVFGVLGIVFSVIGLGFLIHSFRNK from the coding sequence ATGAAAAATATTATTTTCGGATTTCTACTTTTATTGGGTGTTTTTTTTCTTGTCTTTAGTGTAAATCGTTATACTAAAGTTAGAAGCTTACTACAAACTGGAACTACTACAAAAGCCCTTGTAATAGATGAAGGAGAAGAAAGTGGAATGGATGGTTATGAATACACACCTATCTTTGAGTATAAAGACAATGAAAACAACACAATAACGTTTGTAAGTAGTACAACATCAACCAACTTTAAGTATAGTGTAGGCGATAGTGTAGATATAATATATTTCGAAGATGAACCAAATAGTGAAAAGATAAATTCTTTCTTTGATTTATATGGGTTGGCGTTTGTTTTTGGAGTTTTAGGAATTGTTTTTTCTGTCATTGGATTAGGCTTTTTGATTCATTCTTTTAGAAATAAATAA
- a CDS encoding ABC transporter ATP-binding protein: MNEVIRTEKISRRYKMGDEIIHALKSVSISINFGEYVAFMGPSGSGKSTLMNIVGCLDTPTSGSYTLNKRDVSRLSEDQLAEIRNKEIGFVFQTFNLLPRASSLDNVALPLIYAGYSKKERDAKAKKALEDVGLGDRYHHKPNELSGGQRQRVAIARALINNPSIILADEPTGNLDTKTSYEIMNLFAELHKKGNTIIMVTHEEDIANYAHRVVFMRDGNIERDEKNENPTQVNLADLVKKE; encoded by the coding sequence ATGAACGAAGTAATCCGTACCGAAAAAATATCAAGGCGTTATAAAATGGGAGATGAAATTATTCACGCTCTCAAATCTGTTTCTATTTCTATTAATTTTGGCGAATATGTTGCTTTTATGGGACCTTCGGGGTCTGGAAAATCTACATTGATGAATATTGTGGGTTGTTTGGATACGCCTACGAGTGGTTCTTATACTTTAAACAAAAGGGATGTAAGCCGACTTTCAGAAGACCAGTTAGCAGAAATTAGAAATAAAGAAATTGGTTTTGTCTTCCAAACCTTTAATCTTTTGCCTCGTGCTTCTTCGTTGGATAATGTTGCTTTGCCACTTATTTATGCAGGGTACAGCAAAAAAGAACGAGATGCAAAAGCCAAAAAAGCATTAGAAGATGTGGGTTTGGGCGACCGTTATCATCACAAACCAAATGAGCTTTCGGGTGGACAAAGGCAGCGTGTAGCCATTGCAAGGGCATTAATCAACAACCCAAGTATTATTTTAGCAGATGAGCCTACTGGAAACTTAGATACAAAAACATCATACGAAATTATGAATCTGTTTGCAGAGCTTCATAAAAAAGGAAATACAATTATTATGGTTACGCATGAAGAAGATATTGCTAATTATGCACACCGTGTTGTTTTTATGCGTGATGGAAATATTGAAAGAGATGAGAAAAATGAAAATCCAACACAAGTAAATTTGGCTGATTTGGTAAAAAAAGAGTAG
- a CDS encoding ATP-binding protein, with product MEIKEEWKQILDTLPDESNTLDYKVKFYDLKDENGKKNKREIIEMARDVNAFLNSPREGSAFILCGVTDKKQIVGLGNQFINADLVYSCLEEYIEITAKINVENFVYDEKSFCIIEIDIPFQGRKSRFLKEFIQINKENPNKNVNIPKNTFFFRKKDDNIINTRISHVEEVELSNWLRSQIRYEPEIEEFIDENILLLKNTTFLSDTLYSKFQIDRDKAKVLIKYRREELKEFTRRFIFPEDMEGEKEINDNLFKKFRVSKRLRIPLENHIRQKNNRNKLFSSGEFIFGAKWIVILISFPLFFLGMYHCDNIDRHACGSSICDSLKLEQNFYDFEYEYSKSECDCDKLLSKSFRTHLDKLLSSQEYTNARLLLVEYRDILDAKAFNSRLEISIFKDESLSQKEKEDLINRHKIHTVK from the coding sequence ATGGAAATAAAAGAAGAATGGAAGCAAATTCTTGATACTCTACCTGATGAATCAAATACTTTAGATTATAAAGTAAAATTTTATGATTTAAAAGATGAAAATGGTAAAAAAAATAAACGAGAAATTATAGAAATGGCTCGTGATGTAAACGCATTCTTAAATTCTCCAAGAGAAGGAAGTGCATTTATATTGTGTGGTGTAACAGATAAAAAACAAATAGTAGGATTAGGCAATCAATTTATTAATGCTGATTTGGTTTACAGTTGTTTAGAGGAATATATAGAAATAACAGCTAAAATAAATGTAGAAAACTTTGTTTACGATGAAAAAAGCTTTTGTATCATTGAGATAGATATACCCTTTCAAGGACGTAAATCAAGATTTTTAAAAGAATTTATACAGATAAATAAAGAAAATCCTAATAAGAATGTTAATATTCCAAAAAATACTTTCTTTTTTAGAAAAAAAGATGACAATATAATCAATACTAGAATAAGTCATGTAGAGGAAGTAGAATTATCTAACTGGTTAAGAAGTCAAATTAGATATGAACCTGAAATTGAAGAGTTTATAGACGAAAATATATTACTTTTAAAGAATACTACATTCTTATCAGATACATTATATAGTAAGTTTCAAATAGACAGAGACAAAGCCAAGGTTTTAATAAAATATAGAAGAGAAGAACTTAAAGAATTTACTAGAAGATTTATATTTCCAGAAGATATGGAAGGTGAAAAAGAAATTAATGACAACCTTTTTAAAAAATTTAGGGTATCTAAACGTCTACGAATACCGTTAGAAAATCATATTCGTCAAAAGAATAATCGTAATAAACTTTTTTCAAGTGGCGAATTTATTTTTGGAGCTAAGTGGATAGTTATACTTATATCTTTTCCATTGTTCTTTTTAGGAATGTATCATTGTGATAATATAGATAGACATGCTTGTGGTTCTTCAATTTGTGATTCTCTAAAATTAGAACAAAATTTTTATGATTTTGAATATGAATATTCTAAATCTGAATGCGATTGTGATAAACTTTTGAGTAAATCTTTCAGAACACACTTAGATAAATTGTTATCAAGTCAAGAATATACAAATGCTAGATTACTCTTAGTGGAATATAGAGATATTTTAGATGCAAAAGCCTTTAATTCTAGGTTAGAAATAAGTATTTTTAAAGATGAATCTTTATCACAAAAAGAAAAAGAGGATTTAATAAATAGACACAAAATACATACAGTTAAATGA